One Roseburia rectibacter DNA window includes the following coding sequences:
- a CDS encoding histidine phosphatase family protein has translation MKLYIIRHGETSWNKEKKLQGQHDIMLNDAGVRLAELTGEGMKDIDFDLVISSPLIRAKQTAELVMAGRHLPMITDRRIIELSFGDWEGECVKDSKVLPPDFIDKFYNDPYHCMKAPGGESFKDVLKRTEDFYQSLVQNKAYENATIFISTHGAAGRCLLANFYEDKEDIWRGGIPKNCSVCIVEVKDGVGTVLEKDKIFYDEAE, from the coding sequence ATGAAATTATACATAATCAGACACGGTGAAACATCGTGGAATAAAGAGAAAAAACTGCAGGGACAGCATGATATCATGTTAAATGACGCAGGTGTGCGTCTGGCAGAACTGACAGGTGAAGGAATGAAAGACATTGATTTTGATCTTGTCATTTCCAGCCCGCTGATCCGAGCAAAACAGACAGCAGAGCTTGTGATGGCGGGCAGACATCTTCCGATGATCACAGACAGACGTATCATAGAACTTTCTTTTGGCGACTGGGAGGGAGAATGTGTGAAAGACAGCAAAGTTCTTCCACCGGATTTTATTGATAAATTTTACAATGATCCTTATCACTGTATGAAAGCACCGGGCGGAGAAAGTTTTAAAGATGTTTTAAAACGGACCGAAGATTTTTATCAGTCGCTGGTACAGAACAAGGCATATGAAAATGCCACGATCTTTATATCAACACATGGGGCAGCCGGACGCTGTCTTTTAGCTAATTTTTATGAAGACAAAGAGGATATCTGGCGTGGCGGCATTCCGAAAAACTGTTCTGTCTGCATCGTTGAAGTAAAAGACGGTGTTGGGACAGTATTGGAAAAAGACAAAATTTTCTATGATGAAGCAGAATAG
- a CDS encoding MYG1 family protein — protein MNHTLLQQITRKDAKAFTHGGKFHADDVFSSALLLYLNPEITITRGNKVPEDYDGIVFDIGRGEFDHHQKDSRVRENGVPYAAFGLLWEQLGTGILGEELAQTFDEAFVQPLDNNDNTGEKNELATLIGNFNPTWDASGSSDDAFFKAVGVAGMILENKFERYLGNERADKRIEEILESQQKESDAKILVLPEFIPCQKRLSETEIAFVIFPSNRGGYCIQPQKREYSMNYKCSFPEKWLGLENEELVQATGLSSAGFCHKGGFLMTAGTLEDAVAACKISLSCFKEEPVIVNLGGGKEADELLQKLPGMEHARISHCVLPDVPELTLQGIYGEVLMEKQEWKSRIKDQVKQILKEKPEAVYVEGDVFLTYPIVHQLRKKHIPVLTLAECDGERYIVRIPSGS, from the coding sequence ATGAATCATACATTATTACAGCAGATCACAAGAAAAGATGCAAAGGCATTTACACACGGCGGAAAGTTCCATGCGGACGATGTTTTTTCCTCGGCATTATTGCTCTATCTGAATCCGGAGATTACGATTACACGTGGCAATAAAGTCCCAGAAGATTATGACGGAATCGTATTTGATATTGGGCGCGGGGAATTTGATCATCATCAGAAGGACAGCAGAGTCCGTGAAAATGGAGTGCCGTATGCGGCATTTGGACTGCTTTGGGAGCAGCTTGGAACCGGGATTTTAGGGGAAGAACTCGCGCAGACTTTTGATGAGGCGTTTGTGCAGCCTCTCGATAACAATGATAATACGGGAGAAAAAAACGAGCTTGCAACCTTGATCGGAAACTTTAATCCAACCTGGGATGCGTCAGGCAGCAGTGATGATGCTTTTTTTAAGGCGGTCGGTGTCGCAGGTATGATACTGGAAAATAAATTTGAGCGTTATCTTGGAAATGAGCGTGCCGATAAAAGGATCGAGGAAATTTTAGAGTCACAGCAAAAGGAGTCTGATGCAAAAATACTCGTCCTGCCGGAATTTATTCCCTGCCAGAAAAGGCTTTCAGAGACGGAGATTGCGTTTGTGATCTTTCCATCTAATCGTGGTGGATATTGTATCCAGCCGCAAAAAAGAGAATATTCCATGAATTATAAGTGCAGTTTCCCGGAAAAATGGCTTGGACTGGAGAATGAAGAGCTGGTACAGGCAACAGGACTTTCCAGCGCCGGTTTCTGCCACAAAGGTGGCTTTCTGATGACGGCTGGCACATTAGAAGATGCTGTCGCAGCATGTAAGATCAGTCTGTCCTGCTTTAAAGAGGAACCCGTGATCGTAAATCTTGGCGGTGGAAAGGAAGCAGATGAATTATTGCAGAAATTGCCGGGAATGGAGCATGCCCGCATATCACACTGCGTGCTGCCGGATGTTCCGGAACTTACACTGCAGGGAATCTATGGGGAAGTTTTGATGGAAAAGCAGGAGTGGAAGAGCCGTATCAAAGATCAGGTAAAACAGATCTTAAAAGAAAAACCGGAAGCTGTTTATGTGGAAGGGGATGTTTTTTTGACTTATCCGATCGTACATCAGCTTCGAAAAAAACATATTCCGGTTTTAACACTGGCAGAATGTGATGGAGAGCGATATATCGTACGTATCCCGTCCGGTTCTTGA
- a CDS encoding GGDEF domain-containing protein, whose protein sequence is MVVSLLTFIEFPFLYYIYHTNTIVYMILSIAAIAIFIPAAHALIFAVLAVFCDVFIVIYSYYHPVPWAAITEQEAFYSTLCSLVISMFCVFMVTLLLKVQYEKQDSDLRTLGDQLKNAADHDTLTALYNRRYLNQYLEQLIQNDHTDFYAVLLDLDFFKKINDTYGHVFGDEVLVTFSRILEKYLPDGGIAQYQNGMEISTLYSLADKKLYCAKNDNRDKDVF, encoded by the coding sequence TTGGTAGTCTCACTGCTTACTTTTATAGAATTTCCGTTTCTTTATTATATTTATCATACAAATACGATCGTTTACATGATTTTAAGCATCGCTGCCATCGCCATTTTCATCCCGGCCGCCCACGCCCTGATTTTTGCAGTTTTAGCAGTTTTCTGTGATGTTTTTATCGTAATTTATTCTTATTATCATCCGGTTCCATGGGCTGCGATCACAGAACAGGAAGCATTTTACTCCACCCTTTGTTCTCTGGTAATTTCTATGTTTTGCGTATTTATGGTCACTCTGCTTTTGAAGGTTCAATATGAAAAACAGGACAGCGATCTAAGAACTCTGGGAGATCAGTTAAAAAATGCCGCTGACCACGATACACTGACTGCACTTTATAACAGACGTTATCTGAACCAGTATTTAGAGCAGCTGATTCAAAATGATCATACTGATTTTTATGCTGTTTTACTGGATTTAGATTTTTTCAAGAAAATCAATGACACCTATGGGCATGTATTCGGTGACGAAGTGTTGGTTACTTTCAGTCGGATTTTAGAAAAGTATCTGCCGGATGGCGGCATTGCACAATACCAAAATGGAATGGAGATTTCCACCCTCTACAGTCTCGCCGACAAAAAACTATATTGTGCAAAGAATGATAACCGGGATAAAGATGTATTTTAA
- a CDS encoding glycoside hydrolase family protein, translating into MGGCHKGTPGILEHFISMYKITGEDEFLGYAKRTARFIISQSFVSDEPGDIYKQQKKRNWYGNWWRTIPQNVHSYTGLYIGTTGNALSLLSLAGVLEGKEWIQTVEYNYFN; encoded by the coding sequence ATGGGTGGATGCCACAAAGGAACACCGGGTATCTTAGAGCATTTTATTTCTATGTATAAGATTACCGGTGAGGATGAGTTTTTAGGGTATGCAAAACGGACAGCAAGATTTATCATCAGCCAGTCGTTTGTGAGTGATGAACCGGGAGATATCTATAAACAGCAGAAAAAGAGAAACTGGTATGGAAACTGGTGGAGAACGATACCGCAGAATGTCCACAGCTATACCGGTTTATACATTGGAACAACAGGAAATGCATTGAGTCTGTTATCTTTAGCAGGGGTACTGGAAGGAAAAGAATGGATACAGACAGTAGAATACAATTATTTTAACTAA
- a CDS encoding methyl-accepting chemotaxis protein: MEQCKKNARNSAKIAAERIDGDILEKIKAGDEATENYKEILSQLQDFLCGDDIQYIYTMRMNGGRLEFIVDADTEEGAAIGEEYEIYDEIAEAFKGNVTVDSEMTSDEWGDFYSAFAPVYDSAGQIAGIVGVDCSATDIRLQENIFIKEFLIIELLGLVIAVVLSLIISGILSKSVGVIAGKMSELAKKEGDLTQKINVRSTDEVGDIADSLNMFLENLREIIHNISVSENKLLNNSEHVNNIVTSSANEVSKVNATMNDMEGKVLEMSDLVHKIAENAKNNNEMMSSVINEAKSQAEYIGEVGSKAEKLEEDAVSARERMQNTIVRIGKTLEDKIEESKEVERIQQLTDKILNVADQTNLLALNASIEAARAGESGRGFAVVANEISSLAEESSKTAGEIQKINTFIVDIVAKLAEASFELLNYVKTNVISDYDVLVHTGEEYANDAHNFKEQMEKFEGYIDELGQSMERIHCYVNGIMDGFDKQKEEVSVNSEYMSQINEEFKKIVDVVSNNKEIVDELEMNIRQFKI; the protein is encoded by the coding sequence TTGGAACAGTGTAAGAAAAATGCCAGAAATTCAGCGAAAATTGCCGCAGAAAGAATTGATGGGGATATTCTAGAAAAGATCAAAGCAGGGGATGAAGCGACAGAGAATTATAAAGAGATACTGTCGCAGCTGCAGGATTTTTTGTGTGGCGATGATATCCAATATATATACACGATGAGAATGAATGGCGGCAGACTGGAATTTATCGTTGATGCTGATACTGAAGAAGGGGCTGCAATTGGTGAAGAATATGAGATATATGATGAAATTGCAGAAGCATTTAAAGGAAATGTCACGGTTGACAGCGAAATGACATCCGATGAGTGGGGAGATTTTTACAGTGCATTTGCTCCGGTTTACGATAGTGCAGGTCAGATTGCAGGAATCGTAGGTGTTGATTGTTCTGCAACTGATATCAGACTTCAGGAGAATATTTTTATAAAAGAATTTTTGATCATTGAACTGCTTGGATTAGTGATAGCAGTAGTGCTTTCCCTTATCATAAGTGGTATCTTGTCGAAAAGTGTAGGTGTGATAGCAGGGAAAATGAGTGAACTTGCAAAGAAGGAGGGAGATCTTACACAGAAGATCAACGTAAGATCAACAGATGAAGTTGGAGATATTGCAGACAGCCTGAATATGTTTTTGGAAAATCTGCGTGAGATCATTCATAATATCAGTGTAAGTGAAAATAAACTTTTAAACAATTCAGAGCATGTAAATAATATTGTGACATCCTCTGCCAATGAAGTATCGAAGGTCAATGCGACAATGAACGATATGGAAGGAAAAGTCCTTGAAATGAGTGATCTGGTTCACAAGATCGCCGAAAATGCAAAGAATAATAATGAGATGATGTCATCTGTCATAAATGAGGCAAAATCGCAGGCTGAATATATTGGTGAGGTTGGATCAAAAGCAGAAAAGCTAGAAGAAGATGCGGTATCAGCCAGAGAGCGTATGCAGAATACGATCGTGAGAATTGGAAAAACACTTGAAGATAAAATTGAAGAATCAAAGGAAGTGGAGCGGATACAGCAGCTTACAGACAAGATCCTTAATGTTGCAGACCAGACAAATCTGCTTGCATTGAATGCCAGTATTGAAGCTGCAAGAGCGGGAGAAAGCGGCAGGGGATTTGCAGTTGTGGCCAACGAGATATCCAGTCTTGCGGAGGAGTCGTCAAAGACTGCAGGTGAAATTCAAAAGATAAATACATTTATCGTAGATATTGTAGCTAAATTAGCGGAGGCTTCGTTTGAACTGCTAAACTATGTGAAAACAAATGTTATTTCTGATTATGATGTCCTTGTACATACCGGTGAGGAATATGCAAATGATGCACATAATTTTAAAGAACAGATGGAAAAGTTTGAGGGGTATATAGATGAACTGGGACAGAGTATGGAGCGTATTCATTGTTATGTGAATGGCATCATGGATGGGTTTGATAAACAGAAAGAGGAAGTGTCGGTTAATTCAGAATATATGTCGCAGATCAATGAAGAATTTAAGAAGATCGTGGATGTAGTTTCGAACAATAAAGAAATTGTTGATGAGCTTGAAATGAATATCCGGCAGTTTAAAATCTAA
- a CDS encoding UPF0158 family protein, with product MKVKLEDIIEAMEFANMETEYYYDTQNEKVLMLFDEMVDGEDNPELFEDYIPLPGQYDINEYRIMEEFIYELPVGKNQDVLARTIQGRGAFRRFKDKLYDLNLEKQWYQYREEAYEKIARQWSERHKIDIVE from the coding sequence ATGAAAGTAAAATTAGAAGACATAATTGAGGCAATGGAATTTGCCAATATGGAAACAGAATATTATTATGATACCCAAAACGAAAAAGTTCTGATGTTGTTTGATGAAATGGTGGATGGTGAGGACAATCCGGAACTTTTCGAAGATTATATACCATTACCGGGACAATACGATATCAATGAGTATCGAATAATGGAAGAGTTTATATACGAACTTCCAGTGGGAAAGAATCAGGATGTATTGGCAAGGACAATTCAGGGAAGAGGTGCTTTTAGAAGATTTAAGGATAAATTGTATGACTTAAATCTGGAAAAACAGTGGTACCAATATCGTGAAGAAGCCTATGAAAAAATAGCAAGGCAATGGTCTGAAAGACATAAGATTGATATTGTTGAATGA
- a CDS encoding MATE family efflux transporter, whose protein sequence is MKNNKYEIDMCNGTIMDKLISFAFPLMLSGILQLMFNAVDIIVVGRFSGSQALAAVGSTTALINVFVNLFIGISLGANVLAARFYAAGREEEMSQTVHTAITLALISGVVMAFVGVLFAKGALELMGTPDDVIGQSTLYMRIYFMGMPFFMLYNYGAAILRAVGDTKRPLLFLIISGCINAVLNMILVIVFHLDVAGVAIATIISQCVSCILVLRCLCKTQGSYQLHLSKLSIKGVYLKQIFQVGVPAGIQSTVINFSNALLQSSVNSFGATAMAGYTAANNLLGFLYVSVNSVTQACMSFTSQNFGVGKYKRMDRVLLDCLILSVGVAAVLGCGAYFFGTEILTIYTKEPDVVACGVEILSITTVPYFLCGIMDLFPGALRGMGYSSVPMILSVIGTVGMRILWIFAFFPYHRSLYFLFISYPASWLATIVMQVICYYFVRKKCLGKAVKKDL, encoded by the coding sequence ATGAAAAATAATAAATATGAAATTGATATGTGCAATGGCACCATTATGGATAAATTAATATCGTTTGCATTTCCGCTAATGCTTTCTGGAATTTTACAGTTAATGTTTAATGCAGTTGACATCATCGTTGTGGGACGGTTCAGCGGAAGCCAGGCACTTGCAGCGGTCGGTTCGACAACGGCACTGATCAATGTATTTGTGAATCTTTTTATCGGGATCTCACTTGGAGCAAATGTGCTTGCAGCAAGATTTTATGCTGCAGGACGGGAGGAAGAAATGTCACAGACCGTACATACGGCGATTACGTTGGCACTGATCAGCGGTGTGGTGATGGCATTTGTTGGTGTATTGTTTGCAAAGGGAGCGCTGGAACTGATGGGCACACCGGATGATGTGATCGGTCAGTCGACTTTATATATGCGGATCTATTTTATGGGAATGCCATTTTTTATGCTTTATAATTATGGTGCGGCAATACTTCGGGCAGTCGGGGATACAAAACGGCCGCTTTTATTCCTTATTATATCCGGCTGTATCAATGCGGTGCTGAATATGATCTTGGTGATCGTATTTCATTTAGATGTTGCCGGCGTTGCGATCGCAACGATCATTTCACAGTGTGTGTCCTGTATTCTTGTTTTACGCTGCCTTTGTAAAACGCAGGGAAGCTATCAGCTTCATTTATCAAAACTTTCTATAAAAGGTGTTTATTTAAAACAGATTTTTCAGGTGGGAGTTCCGGCGGGAATCCAGAGTACAGTCATCAATTTTTCAAATGCATTGTTACAGTCCTCTGTTAATTCCTTTGGCGCAACAGCAATGGCGGGATATACGGCAGCAAATAATCTGCTTGGTTTCCTGTATGTTTCTGTAAATTCTGTTACACAGGCGTGTATGAGTTTTACCAGTCAGAATTTTGGTGTAGGAAAATATAAGCGTATGGACAGAGTTCTTCTGGACTGTCTGATTTTATCGGTTGGAGTTGCTGCTGTGCTTGGATGTGGGGCATATTTCTTTGGAACAGAGATACTGACGATCTATACCAAAGAACCGGATGTGGTTGCATGTGGAGTAGAGATTCTTTCAATTACTACAGTGCCATATTTCCTTTGCGGTATCATGGATCTTTTTCCGGGAGCACTGCGTGGAATGGGATATTCTTCGGTTCCGATGATATTGTCTGTGATCGGTACAGTCGGAATGCGTATATTATGGATTTTTGCATTCTTTCCGTATCACAGATCCTTGTATTTCCTGTTTATTTCGTACCCGGCATCCTGGCTGGCTACGATCGTGATGCAGGTGATCTGTTATTACTTTGTACGGAAAAAATGTCTGGGAAAAGCGGTTAAAAAGGATCTGTAA